The following are encoded in a window of Rosa chinensis cultivar Old Blush chromosome 4, RchiOBHm-V2, whole genome shotgun sequence genomic DNA:
- the LOC112195979 gene encoding uncharacterized protein LOC112195979 translates to MRSKKTPVGFRVLGQRSLSSSFSSRSKIPVKVAEDDADKGSHGSLSDIPEQRLKHNSGTPKTVKVKSRPFLSLLGLKDLSGSTDDQIEAKKGGEAEKSSVALAFEKFKHTDIGKGQSIVSQSAGEAPCPDGDDLPETRKRRHPCKDGDDKHTARKYFAVLGGDPKPKLKKRRADSLISQEKPGHVYDHHENGCGWWDCNMEGIDNEEVGVNEVWEGVGSTTLGGIEWH, encoded by the exons aTGAGGTCCAAGAAAACTCCGGTTGGGTTTCGGGTCTTGGGGCAGCGCTCACtttcttcatcattttcttccCGCAGTAAAATCCC TGTCAAGGTTGCAGAAGATGATGCGGATAAGGGCTCGCATGGGTCGCTCTCGGACATTCCAGAACAGAGGCTGAAGCACAATTCTGGAACACCCAAGACAGTAAAG GTGAAGTCGCGGCCATTCTTGTCGTTATTGGGTCTGAAAGATTTAAGTGGGTCCACTGATGACCAAATTGAGGCCAAGAAAGGAGGGGAAGCAGAGAAGAGTTCTGTAGCATTGGCATTTGAAAAATTTAAGCACACTGATATAGGAAAAGGGCAATCTATAGTTTCACAAAGTGCTGGTGAAGCACCATGTCCTGACGGAGATGATTTACcagaaacaagaaaaaggaGACACCCTTGTAAAG ATGGGGATGACAAACACACTGCGAGAAAGTATTTTGCAGTTCTTGGAGGTGATCCAAAACCCAAGCTAAAAAAGAGAAGGGCTGATAGTCTCATAAGCCAGGAGAAACCAGGACATGTTTATGATCACC ATGAAAATGGTTGTGGCTGGTGGGACTGCAACATGGAGGGTATTGACAATGAAGAAGTTGGAGTCAATGAGGTGTGGGAAGGAGTGGGCTCAACCACATTGGGAGGAATAGAGTGGCATTGA